Genomic window (Prosthecochloris aestuarii DSM 271):
CTGAGCGCTGACCGCTCAACCCTTGTCGAAGAAAAAGAGAATGGCAAAACGCTCCAGGAGCGTGAGGATGAGAGCATCGACGAACTGGTTAACATTCTCTCCATCATCGCATCGATGATCTCTCAGGCAGTCCGGCTGAAACAGCTGGCACAGGAGGAGTCCGGAAACCGCCAGAACACAGCCTATGGCCAGACAGGAGAAGCCTTCTCCTACTATCGCGACGACAGTCACTTCAGCGAAGAAGAGTATGCCACCGCCAAAAGACCGGCAAACATCATCGGCAACTCCAAAGCGATGCTTTCGGTATTCCGCATGATCGACAAAATATCACCCACCAACGCCACCGCCCTTATCCTCGGGGAAAGCGGTGTAGGAAAAGAACTTGTCGCCAGCGCAATTCACTACAAAAGCCACCGCTCAGACAAACCGTTTATCAAATTCAACTGCGCAGCCCTTCCTGAAAGCATCGTCGAAAGTGAACTCTTCGGTCATGAGAAAGGTTCCTTTACCGGCGCAACCGCAACTCGTCAGGGACGTTTCGAGCTTGCTGACGGCGGGACCATATTCCTCGACGAAATCGGCGAACTCAGCCTCCCCATTCAGGCAAAGCTGCTTCGGATCCTTCAGGAAAAAGAGTTTGAACGGGTTGGCGGGTCCAAAACCCTCAAAACCGATATCCGGGTCATTGCCGCGACCAATCGCGACCTTGAAGAAGAGATCAAAAAAGAACGATTCAGGGAAGACCTCTACTACCGCCTGAATATTTTTCCCATTACCGTCCCCGCTCTTCGTGAACGGAAATCTGATATTCTTCTGCTTGCCGACTACTTCGTTGACAAATACAACACCGTCAACTTCAAAGGAGTGCGAAGAATTTCAACCAGAGCCATCGACATGCTGATGCGCTACCACTGGCCAGGCAATGTCAGAGAGCTGGAAAACTGTATCGAAAGAGCTGTGATCCTCAGTGAAGACAACGTCATTCACGGCTACCACCTGCCGCCAACCCTGCAGACCGCTGAATCAAGCGGAACTCCGGCAACAGGGTCTCTCCAGCAACGGCTTGATGCCATCGAGCATGACATGATTATCGAAGCCCTCAAGCGCACCAAGGGAAATATGTCTAAAGCATCCCGACAACTCGGGCTGAGCGAACGGGTCATGGGACTGAGAGTCAAAAAATTCTCTATTGATTTCCGTAAATACCGACCCTGAAAGCATGGAGCGGCATGCATCGACAGCTTAACCGCTCCAGCAGCAAAAACACACCCCTAACCTCTCTCTTTCAACAGATCGCGAATCTCACCGAGCAACACCTCTTCTTTCGACGGTACCGGAGGAGCTTTGGGAGCTTCCTCACTCTTTCGTTTCAGTGAATTCAACGCCTTGATAACAACAAATATTGAAAAGGCTATGATGACAAAATCAACGATCGTTTGCAAAAATGCACCGTAGTTGAGACTCACCGCCGCACTCTCTGCTGTGGCAGCCCTCAATTCGAACGCAAGCTGATCAAAATTCACCCCCCCTATCAATAAACCGATCGGAGGCATAAGAACGCCATCCACAAGTGCCGTCACAACCTTTCCGAATGCTCCGCCGATAATGATACCAACAGCCAGATCAACAACATTTCCCCGCATCGCGAAGTCCTTAAACTCCTGAATAAATCCCATAATCCTCTCCTCCATGAGACGTTGGAAAAAACCCTACCACACTCAAAAGCAGGCATCAAGAAAAAAAGCACCGATGCCGCCTTGTAAAAATATAGGCAAATTGACAAACAGAACCCCGCAGGAACACACCATAGAAAGAAAGACGGCGATAAAAACAGCACTTCCTACATCCTGGTAGGATTTTCAACCCCCATCTCCCGCCATTCTCAATCAATAAAAGTGTCTGTCTGACGTATCAGACTCAGAAGGCTCAGATGCACAAGAAAAAATACAAAAACGTAGGAAACCGTCTTTTCCCACCAGGACGTAGCGTTTTTTCACCTCACACGCGACATACATTTTCAGCCACACCCCCTGCCAACAAAAAGAAATATCACATAAGACCTTTGTGAACAGTCACTTAACAAGTACAACACAAAAACCGGAATAAAAAACCTTTAGCTCTGGCACAGCAGTTGCAACTAAACTGGCAAGGGAATAGAAATAAAAACCCTTAATAATTTAGGCAGTCATCCCTGATAATCTAAAAGAACAAACTTATGAGAAAGATTGCGATTTATGGTAAAGGCGGTATCGGCAAATCCACCACAACACAGAATACTGTTGCAGGTCTGGCCGAAATGGGAAACAAAGTCATGGTTGTCGGTTGCGACCCGAAAGCTGACTCGACAAGGCTCCTGCTTGGTGGCCTGACTCAGAAAACTGTCCTCGATACCTTGCGCGAGGAAGGAGAAGATGTTGAACTCGAAGATATCATCAAAGAGGGATACGGTGCTTCGCGCTGCACCGAGTCTGGTGGTCCTGAGCCTGGCGTAGGTTGTGCCGGCAGAGGTATCATCACATCGGTAAACCTGCTTGAGCAGCTTGGTGCCTACGATGACGAGTGGGGCCTTGATTATGTCTTCTACGATGTGCTTGGTGACGTTGTGTGCGGTGGCTTCGCAATGCCCATTCGCGACGGGAAGGCTCAGGAGATCTACATCGTCGTATCAGGTGAAATGATGGCCATGTATGCTGCCAACAACATCTGTAAAGGTATCCTCAAATACGCAGATGCTGGTGGTGTTCGTCTCGGTGGTCTTATCTGCAACAGCCGTAAGGTTGACAACGAAAGAGAGATGATCGAAGAACTTGCCCGTCAGCTCGGCACCCAGATGATTCACTTCGTGCCTCGCGACAACATGGTCCAGCGCGCAGAAATCAACCGTAAAACCGTGATCGACTTCGATCCGTCACACAACCAGGCCGACGAGTACAGAGCGCTTGCAACGAAAATCGACCAGAACGAAATGTTCGTCATCCCGAAGCCGCTTGAAATCGAAGAGCTCGAAAAACTCTTGATTGATTTTGGTATCGCTAACTAACAAAAAAACGGAGTCACACATATGTTAATGATCAGAGCAATTGTTCGCCCGGCTAAAGCACAGGATGTCATGCAGGGACTACTTGACGCAGGTTACCCGGCAGTCACAAAAATCCCGGTCGTAGGACGCGGTAAACAGCGCGGCCTGAAAGTCGGCGATGTTGTTTACGATGAGCTTCCAAAAGAAATGCTGGTTGTCGTTGTTCCTGATGCTGACAAGGATTTCGTCCTCGATGCCATCACACTCAACGCAAAGTCAGCTGGAGACGGAAAGTTTGGTGATGGAAAAATCTTCGTCTCAAAGGTTGAAGAAGTCTATACCATCAGCTCAGGCCTGAAAGAAGAAGAACCTGCTATGGCAGAGTCAAAGGAGGCGTAATGAAAGAGATTATCGCAGTAATCAGGATTAAAAAAATGAATGAGACCAAACAGGCGCTGATCGATGCAGGGATCTCATCATTCACCTCCCTGGGAAGGGTTCAGGGCAGAGGCAAAGGGCAGGTACATTTCGATATCCTGCAGGGCGCCGAAGAGGGCCACCCGGAAGCCATCGAGCAGCTCGGCAACGCACCAAGACTGGTAGCAAAAAGGCTTGTTGCGATTGTAGTCCCTGATGACATGGCCCAGACAGCCATCGACACCATCATCAGGACGAACCAGACCGGCAAGCCGGGTGACGGGAAGATCTTCGTGACACCGATTACCGATACCGTCAGGGTCCGTACTGGTGAAACAGGTGATCTTGCGCTCGTTTGATAAATTTTTCACGATGAAAACGGAGACATGATTTATGGAGTCCAGGAATAAATATCCAGATCCTTCCACGATTAAGGAGGAGCTGTTAAAAAAATATCCACCCAAAGTCGCCAAAAAAAGGGCTAAAGCGATCGTCATCAACGATCCGGAAGAGATTCCTCAGGTACAGGCCAACACCCGTACCATCCCTGGCATCATCACTCAGCGAGGCTGTTCCTATGCCGGGTGTAAAGGGGTTGTGCTCGGCCCTACCAGAGACATCGTCAATCTGGTTCATGGACCGATCGGTTGCAGTTTTTACGCATGGCTGACACGCCGTAACCAGACCCGTCCCGATAGTCCTGAAGGCGAAAACTACATGACCTACTGCTTCTCAACCGATATGCAGGAAGAACATGTGGTATTTGGTGGAGAGAAAAAGCTCAAACAGGCAATTCAGGAGGCATACGATCTCTTCCATCCAAAAGCGATCGGTATCTTCTCAACCTGCCCTGTCGGCCTGATCGGTGATGATGTACACGCCGTTTCGAAAGAGATGCGTGAGAAACTGGGGGACTGCAACATTTTCGGCTTCAGCTGCGAAGGCTACAAAGGGGTCAGCCAGTCCGCCGGACACCATATCGCCAACAACCAGGTCTTCAAACATGTTGTCGGCCTTGACGATACCGATAACGGTGGGAAGTTCAAGATCAACATGCTGGGCGAATACAACATCGGCGGCGATGCTTTTGAAATTGAACGCCTCCTTGACAAATGCGGCATTACACTGGTAGCGAGCTTCAGCGGCAACTCAACGATTAACCAGTTCGAAAACTCGCACACAGCTGATCTGAACGTGATCATGTGTCACCGTTCGATCAACTATATGGCAGAGATGATGGAAACCAAATATGGCATCCCATGGATGAAAGTCAATTTCATCGGTGCCGAATCTTCAGCCAAATCGCTGCGCAGAATTGCCCGCTACTTCGAGGACGATGAGCTTATGGCAAGAGTCGAAGAGGTTATTGCAGAAGAGATGCCGGCAGTAGACGCTATCATCAGCGATATCTACCCGAGAACCAAAGGCAAGCTCGCCATGCTCTTTGTCGGCGGCTCCAGGGCACACCACTACCAGGAACTCTTCGCGGAACTCGGTATGGAAACGCTCTCTGCCGGTTATGAATTCGGCCATCGCGATGACTATGAAGGCCGAAAAGTGATCCCGAACATCAAGATCGATGCGGACACCAAGAACATCGAAGAGCTGAAAGTCACTGCCGATCCGGACAAATTCAAACCAAGAAGAACCGAAGAAGAACTGGCGAAACTGAAAGCCGAAGGGCTCGACATAAGAGAGTACGAAGGTATGATGCCGGACATGAAAAGCGGCTCGCTTGTGATTGACGATATCAGCCACTACGAAAGTGAAAAGCTGATCGAACTCTACAAGCCGGATATCTTCTGTGCAGGTATCAAAGAAAAATATGTTGTCCAGAAAATGGGTGTCCCGCTCAAACAGCTTCACAGCTACGATTACGGCGGTCCCTACGCAGGTTTTACCGGGGCGATGAACTTTTATAAAGATATCGACCGCATGGTTAACAGCCGCGTCTGGAAACTGATCCAGGCCCCTTGGGAAGACGTTCAGAGTGAGCTGGAAGCAACCTACGTGACACAGTAAACAGGAAGGGAGAATAAAGATTATGCTATTACGACACACAAAAACTGAGGTGATGGAGCGCGAAGCGCTGACCATCAACCCCGCAAAAACATGCCAGCCGATCGGCGCTATGTATGCCGCTCTCGGCATACACGGCTGCCTTCCTCACAGTCACGGCTCACAGGGCTGCTGCTCCTATCATCGCAGCACCCTGACCCGTCACTATAAAGAACCGGTCATGGCAGCAACAAGTTCGTTTACCGAAGGCGCCTCGGTCTTCGGCGGACAGGCAAACCTGGTATCGGCTATCGATAACATCTTTACGGTCTACGAACCGGATGTCATCGCCGTCCACTCGACCTGTCTCTCCGAAACCATCGGTGACGACCTGAAGCAGATCTCCACCAAGGCAAAAGATGATGGCAAAGTACCGGAAGGCAAGTATGTGATACATGCCGCGACCCCGAGTTTCGTTGGTTCGCATGTTACCGGCTACGCAAACATGGTCCAGGCTATGGCTGAGCAATTTGCTGAATCAACCGGCAACAAACTCGATCAGATCAATATCGTGGCCGGATGGATGGAACCTGCCGACATGCGTGAGATCAAAAGGCTTGCCAAAGAAATCGGCGTCAAAATTCAGCTCTTTCCCGACACATCTGATGTCCTCGATGCGCCTCAGATCGGCAAACACGTCTTTTATCCGAAAGGCGGCATCAGCATTCCTGATCTGAAAAGCACCGGCGACAGCAAGTACTCGATCGGTCTGGGCTGCTTCTCCGGAGAACCGGGAGCAATCGCTCTTGAGAAAACATGCAAGGTACCGTTCCAGACGGAAGATCTCCCGATCGGACTGCGCGCAACCGACCGTTTCCTGACCGCGCTTGCCAAAGCTGCAGGCGTGAAAATTCCTGATTCGATTACTGATGAACGAGGCCGTCTGGTTGATGTCATGACCGATATGGAACAGTATTTCGATGGCAAAAAAGTCGCGCTCTTCGGTGATCCGGATCAGCTTATCCCGCTCACAGAGTTCCTGGTCGATCTGAACATGAAACCGGTTCACATCGTCAGTGGCACCCCTGGGAAACGCTTCGAACAGCGCATGCAAGCCATCCTGTCGGAAACCGTGCCTGATGCAAACATCAAAAACGGACCGCAGGCGGATATGTACCTGCTGCATCAGTGGATCAAGAACGAGCCGGTCGACCTGCTCATCGGCAACACCTATGGCAAATATATCGCTCGTGACGAAGATATTCCCTTTGTACGCTTCGGCTTCCCGATCCTGGATCGTATCGGCCACAGTTACTTCCCGAGCGCTGGCTACATGGGCGGACTGAGACTGGCAGAAAAGATCCTTGGTGTCCTCATGGACCGTCAGGATCGCGATGCGCCTGAAGAATCGTTCGAACTTGTGATGTAAACCATTGAAAAAGAGGGTTGAAGCTATGGAAAAGATCGGAATACTCGAAGGAAGAGAAAAACAGGTCTACGAAAAAAAAGGTGACTCAGCTGCGATTGACATCAAATGCGAAACCACCAGCCTTTCCGGATCTGTCAGTCAGAGAGCCTGCGTTTTCTGCGGCTCGCGTGTTGTCCTCTATCCTGTTGCCGATGCCCTTCATGTAGTTCATGGTCCTATCGGATGTGCCGCGTATACGTGGGACATCCGGGGGGCCGTGTCTTCCGGCCCGGAACTGCACAGGTTGAGCTTCTCGACCGACCTGAAAGAGATGGACGTTATCTATGGCGGAGAAAAGAAATTACACCAATCACTCACTGAACTTATCGCACAGTATCAACCGAAAGCAGCGTTTATTTACTCGACCTGCATCATCGGACTTATAGGCGACGATATTGACGCGGTATGTAAAAAAGTTTCACAGGAAACCGGCATTCCTGTTCTTCCCGTTCACTCTGAAGGGTTCAAAGGCACAAAAAAAGACGGCTATAAAGCCGCCTGTGACTCACTGATGAAGCTCGTCGGCACCGGATCGACAGAAGGTATCGGAAAATACAGCATTAACATTTTAGGAGAATTCAATCTCGCAGGCGAAGCCTGGATCATCAAAAAATACTACGAAGAAATGGGTATTGAGGTCGTTGCCACAATGACAGGCGACGGCAGGGTTGACGATATCCGGCGCTCACACGGAGCATCGCTCAATATCGTCCAGTGCTCGGGATCTATGGTGAAGCTGGCGAAAATGATGGAAGAAAAGTACGGCATCCCCTACCTGAGGGTCTCCTATTTCGGAATAGAAGATATGAGTATGGCGCTCTATGACGTCGCCAAACATTTCAGCGACAACCCGGCGATTCTTGATGCAGCCAAAAAACTTGTCAACCGTGAGGTCAGCGAACTCTATCCGCGTCTGCAGCACTTCCGTCAAGCGCTGGAAGGCAAAAAAGCCGCAATCTATGTCGGTGGAGCATTTAAAGCCTTCTCGCTGATCAAAGCCCTGAATTCCGTAGGAATGAGCGTCGTACTTGCAGGATCACAGACCGGCAACAAAGACGATTATGAGGGACTCAAAGAGATGTGCGAAGAAGGGACCGTTATCGTCGATGACTCCAATCCGGTTGAACTCTCCAAATTCGTACTTGAAAAAGAAGCCGATCTCCTCATAGGCGGCGTTAAGGAACGGCCAATCGCATATAAACTCGGTATCGGATTCTGCGACCACAATCATGAACGCAAAATTCCCCTGGCCGGTTTTGTCGGCATGTACAACTTTATCCTGGAGGTTTACAATTCCGTCATGAGCCCGGTCTGGCAGTTTGCTCCGAGAAAAGGAGGATTATCATGAAAACAGCAAAAACAGCCACCCAGAATGCATGCAAGCTCTGCAACCCGCTTGGCGCATGCCTGGCATTCAGGGGAATAGAAAAGTGCGTACCGTTTCTTCACGGCTCTCAAGGATGCGCGACCTATATCCGCCGCTACCTTATCAGCCATTTCAAAGAACCGATCGATATCGCATCATCCAACTTTAATGAAGATACCGCAGTGTTTGGCGGCAGCCACAACCTGAAACTCGGCCTGAAAAATGTAACCCAGCAGTACCGCCCTGAAGTCATCGGCCTTGCAACCACCTGCCTTTCCGAAACGATTGGCGATGATGTCGACATGATCCTCAAGGAGTATGTCAACCTTTTTGAAAACGGCGAACCGCTGCCGAACGGCGAACCTTTGCCTGTGATGATCCATGCGTCAACGCCAAGCTATCAAGGCAGCCATATCGACGGTTTTCACGCTGCGATGAAAGCCACTGTGGCAAAACTTGCTGAAGAGGGTCCGAAAAAGAATCTGCTGAACATCTTTCCGAATATGGTCTCGCCTGCAGATCTGCGGCACATGAAAGAGATTCTGAAGGATTTCAACATCC
Coding sequences:
- the nifD gene encoding nitrogenase molybdenum-iron protein alpha chain, with translation MESRNKYPDPSTIKEELLKKYPPKVAKKRAKAIVINDPEEIPQVQANTRTIPGIITQRGCSYAGCKGVVLGPTRDIVNLVHGPIGCSFYAWLTRRNQTRPDSPEGENYMTYCFSTDMQEEHVVFGGEKKLKQAIQEAYDLFHPKAIGIFSTCPVGLIGDDVHAVSKEMREKLGDCNIFGFSCEGYKGVSQSAGHHIANNQVFKHVVGLDDTDNGGKFKINMLGEYNIGGDAFEIERLLDKCGITLVASFSGNSTINQFENSHTADLNVIMCHRSINYMAEMMETKYGIPWMKVNFIGAESSAKSLRRIARYFEDDELMARVEEVIAEEMPAVDAIISDIYPRTKGKLAMLFVGGSRAHHYQELFAELGMETLSAGYEFGHRDDYEGRKVIPNIKIDADTKNIEELKVTADPDKFKPRRTEEELAKLKAEGLDIREYEGMMPDMKSGSLVIDDISHYESEKLIELYKPDIFCAGIKEKYVVQKMGVPLKQLHSYDYGGPYAGFTGAMNFYKDIDRMVNSRVWKLIQAPWEDVQSELEATYVTQ
- a CDS encoding P-II family nitrogen regulator; this encodes MLMIRAIVRPAKAQDVMQGLLDAGYPAVTKIPVVGRGKQRGLKVGDVVYDELPKEMLVVVVPDADKDFVLDAITLNAKSAGDGKFGDGKIFVSKVEEVYTISSGLKEEEPAMAESKEA
- a CDS encoding sigma-54-dependent Fis family transcriptional regulator, with protein sequence MQIIKTPAVEQPNTMTLLAEVSRALNHEEDINTVLRRVLSIMSEHMEMMRGMITILNRDTDEIVINESFGLTEEEQARGRYKPGEGIIGQVVKTGKHIVVPRIDEEPLFLNRTGSRNRIKSDHLSFACVPVTSGNEVIGTLSADRSTLVEEKENGKTLQEREDESIDELVNILSIIASMISQAVRLKQLAQEESGNRQNTAYGQTGEAFSYYRDDSHFSEEEYATAKRPANIIGNSKAMLSVFRMIDKISPTNATALILGESGVGKELVASAIHYKSHRSDKPFIKFNCAALPESIVESELFGHEKGSFTGATATRQGRFELADGGTIFLDEIGELSLPIQAKLLRILQEKEFERVGGSKTLKTDIRVIAATNRDLEEEIKKERFREDLYYRLNIFPITVPALRERKSDILLLADYFVDKYNTVNFKGVRRISTRAIDMLMRYHWPGNVRELENCIERAVILSEDNVIHGYHLPPTLQTAESSGTPATGSLQQRLDAIEHDMIIEALKRTKGNMSKASRQLGLSERVMGLRVKKFSIDFRKYRP
- the nifE gene encoding nitrogenase iron-molybdenum cofactor biosynthesis protein NifE, which translates into the protein MEKIGILEGREKQVYEKKGDSAAIDIKCETTSLSGSVSQRACVFCGSRVVLYPVADALHVVHGPIGCAAYTWDIRGAVSSGPELHRLSFSTDLKEMDVIYGGEKKLHQSLTELIAQYQPKAAFIYSTCIIGLIGDDIDAVCKKVSQETGIPVLPVHSEGFKGTKKDGYKAACDSLMKLVGTGSTEGIGKYSINILGEFNLAGEAWIIKKYYEEMGIEVVATMTGDGRVDDIRRSHGASLNIVQCSGSMVKLAKMMEEKYGIPYLRVSYFGIEDMSMALYDVAKHFSDNPAILDAAKKLVNREVSELYPRLQHFRQALEGKKAAIYVGGAFKAFSLIKALNSVGMSVVLAGSQTGNKDDYEGLKEMCEEGTVIVDDSNPVELSKFVLEKEADLLIGGVKERPIAYKLGIGFCDHNHERKIPLAGFVGMYNFILEVYNSVMSPVWQFAPRKGGLS
- the nifK gene encoding nitrogenase molybdenum-iron protein subunit beta produces the protein MLLRHTKTEVMEREALTINPAKTCQPIGAMYAALGIHGCLPHSHGSQGCCSYHRSTLTRHYKEPVMAATSSFTEGASVFGGQANLVSAIDNIFTVYEPDVIAVHSTCLSETIGDDLKQISTKAKDDGKVPEGKYVIHAATPSFVGSHVTGYANMVQAMAEQFAESTGNKLDQINIVAGWMEPADMREIKRLAKEIGVKIQLFPDTSDVLDAPQIGKHVFYPKGGISIPDLKSTGDSKYSIGLGCFSGEPGAIALEKTCKVPFQTEDLPIGLRATDRFLTALAKAAGVKIPDSITDERGRLVDVMTDMEQYFDGKKVALFGDPDQLIPLTEFLVDLNMKPVHIVSGTPGKRFEQRMQAILSETVPDANIKNGPQADMYLLHQWIKNEPVDLLIGNTYGKYIARDEDIPFVRFGFPILDRIGHSYFPSAGYMGGLRLAEKILGVLMDRQDRDAPEESFELVM
- a CDS encoding P-II family nitrogen regulator codes for the protein MKEIIAVIRIKKMNETKQALIDAGISSFTSLGRVQGRGKGQVHFDILQGAEEGHPEAIEQLGNAPRLVAKRLVAIVVPDDMAQTAIDTIIRTNQTGKPGDGKIFVTPITDTVRVRTGETGDLALV
- the nifH gene encoding nitrogenase iron protein; this encodes MRKIAIYGKGGIGKSTTTQNTVAGLAEMGNKVMVVGCDPKADSTRLLLGGLTQKTVLDTLREEGEDVELEDIIKEGYGASRCTESGGPEPGVGCAGRGIITSVNLLEQLGAYDDEWGLDYVFYDVLGDVVCGGFAMPIRDGKAQEIYIVVSGEMMAMYAANNICKGILKYADAGGVRLGGLICNSRKVDNEREMIEELARQLGTQMIHFVPRDNMVQRAEINRKTVIDFDPSHNQADEYRALATKIDQNEMFVIPKPLEIEELEKLLIDFGIAN
- the mscL gene encoding large-conductance mechanosensitive channel protein MscL, producing MGFIQEFKDFAMRGNVVDLAVGIIIGGAFGKVVTALVDGVLMPPIGLLIGGVNFDQLAFELRAATAESAAVSLNYGAFLQTIVDFVIIAFSIFVVIKALNSLKRKSEEAPKAPPVPSKEEVLLGEIRDLLKERG